The DNA region TGTATGTTGGAAGAGCATAAGGTAGAAATTGGTTTCCTTAGGCtgcttttatattatgttttcaGCTTCTGCTTTCATCCTCGATGGATAAGACGGTGCGCTTGTGGAAATTGTCCAGCAAAACTTGTTTGAAGGTGTTTTCCCACAGTGACTATGGTTAGAATATTACTATATTTATTGTTccttaaacttgattttttgcAGTATCAGTGATGATATTATCTCTTGCTGATTATCACTGTTTGCCTTATTGTGATGTATTGTAtaattgtttttgggtttgtcCAGTAACTTGCATCCAGTTCAACCCCGTTgatgataaatattttataagtgGATCTCTAGATGCGAAGGTTCGCATATGGAGCATTCCTGATCGTCAAGTTGTTGATTGGAATGATCTGCATGAGATGGTCACTGCTGCCTGCTACACCCCGGATGGTCAGGTACGCTGGAATGTAGTAAAAAAATGCTTTTGATATCTTTGCAAATCCTCTATGGAGTTTTTATACTATGGTTTACTTCTTGAAGGGTGCATTAGTTGGTTCATACAAGGGAAGCTGCCGCTTATACAACACATCTGGTATGTTTTTGGGGCTGTCTCTCTTGTGCTTATTTGTTTGGTTGTATGATTTGCATTTACCGACTTTTATACTCGCCAAACTTTCTATTGTTGCAGAAAACAAGTTGCAACCGAAGTGTGTGATCAACCTGCAaaacaagaagaagaaatcCCACCTCAAAAAGATCACTGGGTTTCAGGTGAGGAGTTTAAAATCTAATCTCTTTCTCTATAGTTATGAAATTTTAGCCTTATTGTAGTATAATCATTTCATCATATTCCTAACTGTATTCCTACTTGCTTTCCATGTGCTGAAATTGCTCCCTTCTGTTTATCAGTTCGCTCCAGGGAGTTTTACCGAAGTTCTTATAACATCCGCAGATTCAAGAGTTCGGGTTGTTGATGGCTTGGATCTGTTTCACAAGTTTAAAGGTACATGCTATAGTGATTATGTGTTTGATTTCTTTGCGGTTAATGATATGCAATTCTTACTCTGATGGAATTGGTTattgttttcattatttatgCGAGTTTAAATGTCTTCTTATTTAAACTGGCTCTTGTGTCTTTCTATCGAATTTCTTGCATTAGTTTTAGTCATTAGATCTTTGATTTCCATCTTTTGTGCATGAGAAGGCAATCATCAAAGTCATAGTGATTATTGGCTTTGATTGTAACTTGAGAGTTTGTTCATTGATAACTTTCAATGGGCTAGAAGTGAATGGGTGAATGATTGAGTATCTGTTTCATCTGCCAAAGAATGCTTTGAGTTTGTGGTGTTAATACCTCACCAAACTTGTTATATGTCTTTTTCAAACTCAATGGTAAAGTTGGATTGTGTTCGTCAAGTTACTGAGGCTagtctatatattatatacactgGACCGAGGATTGTTATAATAACTCAAAATTGATGGAACTAACTTGTTTACTGGGACACGTTTGGCCTAATAGAGGGTTAGTGTAGGATCCATGTTGAGGTTTTTTAAGTAGtgcttttaattgatttttgtttGTGTCCTACTAATTTGATTGATAGGTAATAGTTACTTGTTTCACTCAAGTTTCTATAAGCCTTTGAGCAACTGTTCCTTTTTTGATTGGTTTCGATGATGATACATATACGAGTGATGCCTATTGCATGAATTGTTTCTAAAGGCTTACAGCGGAAATGCTGATGATGAAGATGTCTATGCTATTTAGTTTCAGACAGCGGCGCTCAATAATTTTCTGATTCATATGACCATCAGAATTGACATTTTACCTGAACGTTTTTGATTTATTACGTAACAATTGTTGTGTGAATCATAAACCATATATTGTATGTAGCTCAAGTAACATTGGGATTGGGAAGTATGCATTTTCTCTGGGAAGACAGTTTTTCGAGTGATAAATCTAGGAGGTATGTTGTGCCACTCAGAGTCGCAGAGTTCCCATATGTCTCATTGGACATATGTAGTAATTCACTGAGTATTTGCATCAATTGTTGTACAACTTTAGTTCTCTTTGGATGTGTGGttgctagaaattttgatgCTTTCTATGAGTAGTAACGGTCCGCTTGGCAGGCATATGTGACATATTGACCGATTAATGGAGGATATGatgttttttaattgttttttgagCCATTGGTTGTTGAGATTGACTTTTGATTTCACTTCATTCTTTTGGCATTTCCTTCCATTATGGTAAATCATTTTGTGAAGCCAACCTTGGTTGGTGGGTTTCTTTTGCTTGTGTTTGATGCTTCAGACAAAAGCTATTCTTTTAAGAAATTGCTGAAGGATTGTTGGTCATGTGCTATTGTGCTATATCTAAAATAATTCTTTCTGTGAAATGAAAACCCTATTTTCCCATTGGTGTTTGAGGTGTGGATTCAatctaattttcttttcaaaatagGGTTCCGCAATACCAACAGTCAAATTTCAGCTGCCCTCACTGCCAATGGCAAGTATGTGGTGTGTGCGAGTGAGGATTCCCACGTGTATGTCTGGAAACATGAAGGTGAGTCCCGGCCTAATAGAAGCAAGGGAGTTACCGTCACTCGTTCATATGAACATTTCCACTGCCAAGATGTATCTGTGGCCACGCCATGGCCTGGAATGGCTGAAATGTGGGGATCACAAGATTTATGCTCTGAGGATCTAAATGGAGTGCACCATCATATGGATGAGGCCTCAACAGCCAACCACCCCCCAACACCAGTGGAGGAGTTCAATGGTAACGACAGCTCTCCTTCTGCATCCGGTTGCAGTAATAGTCCTTTTCGTGGCACAATATCTAGTGCACCCAACAGCTATTTCTTTGATAGAATCTCGTCAACATGGCCAGAAGAAAAGCTACTTCTAGCCACCAAAATTCGAAGTCCACGTGTTAGTTTAGACTACTCCAACGGAGTGCTACAAAACCGTGCTGCTTGGGGAATGGTGATTGTTACCGCTGGTCTCAAAGGGGAAATCAGAACTTTCCAGAACTTCGGATTGCCAGTTCGGATATAGGTATGTTTTTTTGTTCGCCCGTGTTGTCATACCGTGTACAGAGATTTGTAATATTTGTGAGCATTTGTTCTTGCTTGCTTGTAACTTGTGGTCGGATGAGGCAAGAAAAAGCTCATCCGACTTCCAAGCATCGAGGAAGAAGTACAGATTTATTGGGGGAATGgggaagaaaaaaatataaagaaagaggaaaaaaaaaatgttacacCCAGAATTTAGAAAGTGATggattttatttatgtaatccaaatcaaaaaaaaatgtaagaGTTATGCCACAAAGCTTATTTATTGAGTTATAAATGAATTGATTCATATTGATACATAGTCCTACAATTACAAAGTATCCATGTGCATATGTGTACTTGTATGTTGAGATTCCTTGCCTTCTCCTTAGTCTCTAGTTTCTACTGTAGCATGTGAAATGACATCCTGTAATCATAATTATTTGTGCAAATTGTCAGTAATCATTCTGCTTATGTTATTAGAGGAAACTTCattcctcctcctcctcctgcTGCTCTGATTTCTTAGTGTATTACTCGTGAATTTGTTATAAAAATGATATTTTCTCTTATAATATTGaagtacttcctctgtttcGAAATGCTCGCTACATTATGGTTATTGGCATTTATTCGTGAtccaagcttattttatatattgcggctaatataTAAGCAAAAATATAGGCAAGTAGGATCTTATTATAGTGTGTTAAATGTTACAAGGAAAAACACATGCAACATGTAATTTGGTGAAGACATTATTTTGGTAAATGAGACTCGGAAGAGGATAAATATAGAGTTAGAACAATGGATACAAGAGTTGGATTCATAAGGGTTTAAATTTAAATGGAGTACGACGGAATACATAAAGTGTAACTTTAGTACAAATCAAATTACTAGATAAAAAATAAAGcttgaagagaaaaaaattgcCCTAAATGGTTGCTTGAAATACCTTCGGTCCATATTTTAGAGTAGTCAAAACATCCAACAAGATGTGCCTCGTAGAATCAATTGTTAGTGACGTGGAGAGCcatgttaatatattatatgataACCATAGAATTAATTAAGGGAAATTTTCACCAAATAACCATTAGACCAACTACACCGATGAAACTTTGATTTGTTTGGACATAAATTTAGgtgaatttttttagtttaacaTAAATATTTTTGAGTTGTAACTTACTATTATTTTGCCAaaatataataacaaataaaaacaattatatgGTATATTTAGCATTATTTTTGACCCAGAACCAAACCTATTTAAGGGTTCAGAGAGAGGATTTGGGTCGAGTCTGAGTCTGAAGACCCTGGACTGAGAGCCAAACCTATTTATTTTGATGGACCCAACACTGAACCCGAATTTGCTGGGTCTCAAAAAATTGGACCCAAATGCTAAAAGTAGGGACTAGTTGGGCGGGTTTTATAAGGTCTTGGATTCATGACTAGGAGCCAGGCCTAAGTGAATAAGGCCGGGCTGAATAAGGGCCTTTAAAATTTCATATGAGCTTTATTTAGCTGACTCGAATCGTTTTCATAaatagaaattatttttatcCCCAAtgatcaatttataataattaatatgatCTCACCGTAAGACATGCCTCAAagttgaattaaatagcctaatgatagaaatttttagcttatagacttcttgttttgaggccgtctcactgtgagacgatCTCTCAGAAGAATAGCTTTGAAATTTGTTTGTAATAATTAAGTTGTAGAAACGTTAATAATCCTCATTGACATTGTTCtttataataattgtaaatgCCTCGTTTTCAGCTCTTATTAGGCTCTTTTATAGTCCGCTCCATTTAAATTGTAGTAATTCCGTTTTTGGCCAGACCCATTTACAACCCGGCTCATACAAAGCCCTTATAATAACGGGCTAGATAAGAGCTCAAAATGAGTGCCGAACCCTTAAATACCTCTACCATGACCATTCCTAATATTTAGAACTGATAAATTGATTCACGTAAATATGacattattgtggttgttaaaTATATCAAGGATGAAGATTGATAACAAAGTGAAAACCAACAATCTTACTAAGCAAGTAATGGGAGAGGGTTTTATTCACTATCATGCTTTGATGGAATTATTGGAGGAATTAATACTCAAGAGTAATGCTTTGTGCCACTAGTCGACCTTAAAACATTCCAATCTTTCCTTTGGTTTATATTGTCTTCATGAAAATCCACTTATTGCTAAAGCATAATTACTATGACATTTATACAGAAGaattacaaagaaaataaagataatttGTCATAATAAAATCATTCTCATCATTAATTGtcttctataaaaaataaaaagtaaataataaattaaaaaaaaaaaaaaacattgtaagAGGTTAACCTATGATAATAACAAATAACGTAACTGTGTGGATGACAATCAAATAAAGAATATGAATTGTAATCAAAATAGTAACGAGACTAATTTGGTAGTGGTGAGAATATGAAAAAATAGAATCAATTAGAGTTTCTCTAATACATTCTATTATATATACTCTTCAAATTAGATCCAAAgaatcttttctttctttgtggtTCACTTGTCCATAATTTTCTACTGATTTTAGGAGGAAAATTTATTGACAATTTTAATGTTATGCTTGTTTATTTCTACTTCTaatcattttttataatatgaGTCAATGTTTCTTTAATGTAGCCTCAAAATAGGTATTTTGatctttatttataagaaatattttcctttaaaaataaaaattatgtatatatatatatatatatatatatatatatatatatatatatatgtgtgtgtgtcaACTCGCCTGACCAATCGTTTTGAAAAGTTATGTTgtaataaaaatttgtgaacaaaaaagcttttttatgatcaatttttcattataattgGAATAACATGATACATTTTATAATCTAAAAGATAAATTATTCTAGTTCAATTATTTAATACCAGTAATCAAAGAGGTCGTTATTTCATTTTATACACCAAATTCCAACAATAGAGGGGAAATATCTTGTAAGAATAGCAACAGTAATACAAGAATTGGCTTTAGCCCATACTCTAGTCCCTTTCATGTTTATTATAACTTGGGAGCCCAAAACACTTTATCACctcaaattgaaaaccaatgGCAGCTAGTTAATTATCATGCTCACATGGTCACATGTTTggtatttttcattattcaatcTACACATACAAATGAggttaaaataaagaaaatttgacTCAATTTTCCTATTTAAATTACCCTAGTacaaatcatcattattatactTAGTGTATTCCACTCATAAAAAACTATGACCAGGATCTGGGGAGGTAAGAACGACGGCGGCTGATACTCACAGAGGAGAGCGTGATCAAAAAGTCTATCGGCTCGAAAAAGGTCTTCAAAAACTCCAGTACAAATgatgtgaaaataataaataattaaaagtgataaaaatatattttatatatatagaaaattgaaaaaaaaatgtgagTGAGTTGAAGAAATATGTTAGATgtgtaattgaaaattaaagctAAAATTTTAGCCATTATCAAGAATAGCAATTGagcattttcaaaaaaaaatctaaaagaaATAAGATAAGGTTAATTCTTTAGAAAAAGAGTACTTTCTTGTGATGTTATTCCTATTGGTTGATAATCACGAATACAAAAGTTAACTCAGAATATCATATCGATCGTGGATTAAGTACTTCAAATTGATTTAATATTGGAAAATATCGagtcttttttaaattttacataattgtaaatatattttaaaaaaatatattttaaaaacagatcaaattaaatttaacggatttattttgaaaatctgTTATTAAAGTATTACAAAGAATGGCTCGTCAGTACTCAAAGCCATAACGTAAAGTCTGGACCCACACacaatcttttaaaattttgatacttTCTTAGTTTCAATTTAAAAGTTGGAGAAAACTTGTGGTGGAAATCTAAAGCTCATATTTTGATTGGGCATTGAGTAATAAAGTGGCAGATGTATATTCCTGTAAATTATGTTATCCGCATATTATCTTCAAAGTTCAAACCCCACTTCACCTTTTCATATTTGTCCAAAAACTTCCTATATATTTGGCCTTGCCATATCTAACACTATCTTAAATATCACTTCATTATACTCAAACTTGACACATcaaaaaatacacataaaaatGCCACTTCAGGCTGCATCTTTGCTTCCTTCTGCATTATCCATCCCAAAGGAGGTGAACTTCATTATGTGTGTACAGTGTATTGTTAATTTAACCGGAGAAAATTATcgataaaaaattaaacttttctAGCTTGATCTACTGAAATTAAACTTATCTATTGTTTATTTCTAAATTAATCCATTTATTAAGTATATTTGCTAAAAACAAACTCACATACATATTCATAATCAtcttcaaaccttgtttgtaagtcaaacaattaaaaataaacaataattgaatatattttcaacaattatactaaataagtgaatttatttaaaaattaacaatagttaattttattttgatcgGAACGAGTAAAGATTAATttacttttcataattttgctATTTAAAAAATTCTCATAATTAATTGAATGTTGGATTTTTGTAGGTGAAGTCGAATGCTTGCCTCAAGGACTCGAACTTGTTTGGGGTCTCTCTTTTCGACTATGTTAAACTTGATTTCAGTTCCTCTGATTTAAGGTGCAAGGTATAATATCTGACTACTTTTTCGTCCCACATATTTTACGTCATTTTAGATTACGACGTAAAATTttttcattcaaataaattGAGTAGGACAAAGCAATGATGTTCTGAGGACTTTtagttttttggaaaaattaacgtaaataatacaatcttttgtaATTTCCATACAATAAAgataacttttgattaaccatgaataatactaatttaggggttttttttcctagaataatatcaactttagtttgttagctaatttaccaatttttttttgttatataatctcctatagtttaattttttaacatgttagggatattttaggaaaacactctctaagttgatattattcatggttaatcaaaagttactatattattatagaaaaattaacaaaagattgtattattcgtcataatttttccttattttttctAATGCTTTTGTGAGTGCATGACTACTCAACTTTAAGAAAAAGTCTACCTTTGAGAATACTAAGAAAACTCTACCTTTGAGAATACTAGCTACTTCCTCTTTTCATTTAGATGGTTTACAGTAACATATATCTATTAGCTGCAAAATATTAGCAATAAAACTAATCAATTAGATCCTAAATGTATCTTTAATTTCACCCCATAAAAAGATATCGACTACATAAACTAATATAATCTAATTTAAGTGATTGTTGATATAAATTCTCCTTTTCCTAACATTTTTATCACCTAATAGTGCTCATTTATTTGCCACattctaaataaaaatgataataataattcgtATATAGCACAAATATCTATTTTGTTGATGGAATAATGGAAGTTTTAAAAATACGACACTTACCCAACATTAAAGGGTGTATTACTAAAAATAGTATTTAGTCGAAATTTACAATGTACACGTCAATTAGCTTAACTAtcgctattattattattattattattattattattattttgggcTATATATTGCACTGCAAAAACTTGGAAAACCATGAAATAATTTTGTCTAAATGGCAGAGAGAATGCAATGTGACAAGAAAAACAATCAGACCAATCAGGGCACGAACTACTGCAGTAGCAACACCAGGTGTAACAAAATCAATGTCAGACCAAAAGAAAACACTAAGAAAAGGCAGTGTTATAGTAACTGGTGCATCCTCTGGTCTAGGCCTTGCAGCTGCCAAAGCACTGGCCGAGACTGGAAAGTGGCACGTAATTATGGCGTGCAGGGACTTCCTTAAGGCCGAAAGAGCAGCCAAATCTGCTGGTATGTCCAAAGAGAATTACACCATAATGCACCTTGATCTTGCCTCTCTTGACAGTGTGAGGCAGTTTGTGAACAACTTTAGGCAATCAGGAAGGCCCCTTGATGTTTTGGTTTGCAATGCTGCTGTTTATCTTCCTACTGCTCGAGAACCTGCCTATACTGCTGATGGGTTTGAGCTCAGTGTTGGGACTAACCATCTCGGCCATTTCTTGCTCTCAAGGTTGTTGCTCGAGGACTTGAACAAGTCCGACTATCCTTCTAAAAGGGTAATCATAGTTGGATCTATAACAGGTAACTTACACAAATCTGTCATTTAATATACTTCATATTGTTAGTGATCGATACAGTATTATGACATACTTCATATTGTTGGTGATCGATAGAGTATTCAGATCTATAACAGGTAACTTGACTAATTTGTTTgcttttggtttgtttgccGGTCAAACAGTAAAAAAATGTgtttaaatgacttttaagtcaTTTGAAAAGTTGACTGAATACATTAGCAGGTCAAATAAACAAACAACCATTTGCCAAACAAACTTATTGAATTGGAAAATTTGTATAAAATTTACATGatgttaataaaataattaactacCATTTGTATAAATTGAATCTCTTAGGTAACACAAACACATTGGCTGGGAAAGTGCCTCCAAAAGCGAACCTAGGAGACTTGAGGGGACTCGGAGGTGGATTGAATGGCTTAAACAGCTCTCCCATGATCGACGGAGGAGACTTTGACGGTGCCAAAGCGTACAAGGACAGCAAAGTCTGCAACATGCTCACAATGCAAGAATTCCATCGTCAATACCATGAAGAGACCGGTATCACATTTGCCTCTCTATACCCTGGCTGCATTGCCTCAACAGGACTGTTCAGAGAACATATCCCTTTATTTAGGCTTCTTTTCCCTCCTTTCCAAAAGTTCATCACAAAGGGCTTTGTCTCTGAAGATGAAGCTGGAAGAAGACTTGCCCAAGTAAGATCATTAGACTATATGGCTAATTactgtcaaagaaccaactcaaccaaaagtatAAGATGATGGTTGAATAAccaggatatgttatactctaacacgtcccctcacataaGAGCCCTTTGGCTAGAAGTGTAGATGCAAGTATGCAACACAAGCTCTCCTCATACATGGCACtcaatatttcactttaaataaagGGTGGTTGAGTTTCGAACCCGTGGCCTCTTGTCACGCTGGcttcaaagaaccaactcaaccaaaagcttaaactgatggttgacgTCCCaggatattttatatatactctaacaattacTTATACATTTTGATTATTATACAATCACGGGAAACTTTCATTCACTTAGTTCATAACCTTTTTTGGTTGTTGTATGATTCAGGTTGTGAGTGACCCAAGTTTAACAAAATCAGGTGTATATTGGAGTTGGAACAAGGATTCGGCCTCATTCGAGAATCAGCTTTCTCAAGAAGCCAGTGATCCGGAAAAGGCCAAGAGAGTCTGGGAGATTAGTGAAAAACTAGTTGGTTTAGCTTAGTATCTTAAggaaatatcacaaattttatcACAGAATTGTGCAAATGTGAGAGAAGTTAGCATCCAAATTTCTGGGGTTTTAGATAGGCCTGATATGATTGTGATTTTGCGCAGTTTGTAAGTAGTTTTCTTTTTCGGATTCGTAATAAAAACCTTCTAATCCCTTTGATAAATTGAAGATGTCCCTCAAATTGAATATAGGACAAAAAAGCAACATAGTCTTCAATAGTGCCACACAAGAATGAATAGAAAGCTATGGCATGCCCGCAATGTTGCCATTCATATCCCAATTTCTACAAGAACATGTCTTCCTTTCCAAATCAAATATACTCTTGTTGTTGATTATGTTTTCGAATGGTTGGAGACCATGCCACCAAGACCAATGATGCACGAGTCATAACCAAgttcttcaaaaaaataatttttccatGCATAGGTTCTCTTTGAGTACTCCTAAGTGATAATGAGACTCATTTTGTTAAGCAGATTTTTGAGACCCATTTTTAGAAAGTATGGGTCCAATATGGACTTATTTTGCCTtatcatcctaaaaccaatgGAGAAGTTGAGGTTTACAATTGCAAGCTAAAAATCATTCTTAAAAAATAGTGCACAAGTCTCAAAAGTATTCGTGATCTTAATAGCTTGATGAA from Amaranthus tricolor cultivar Red isolate AtriRed21 chromosome 3, ASM2621246v1, whole genome shotgun sequence includes:
- the LOC130807324 gene encoding protochlorophyllide reductase, chloroplastic-like → MPLQAASLLPSALSIPKEVKSNACLKDSNLFGVSLFDYVKLDFSSSDLRCKRECNVTRKTIRPIRARTTAVATPGVTKSMSDQKKTLRKGSVIVTGASSGLGLAAAKALAETGKWHVIMACRDFLKAERAAKSAGMSKENYTIMHLDLASLDSVRQFVNNFRQSGRPLDVLVCNAAVYLPTAREPAYTADGFELSVGTNHLGHFLLSRLLLEDLNKSDYPSKRVIIVGSITGNTNTLAGKVPPKANLGDLRGLGGGLNGLNSSPMIDGGDFDGAKAYKDSKVCNMLTMQEFHRQYHEETGITFASLYPGCIASTGLFREHIPLFRLLFPPFQKFITKGFVSEDEAGRRLAQVVSDPSLTKSGVYWSWNKDSASFENQLSQEASDPEKAKRVWEISEKLVGLA